agagagtgagagaaaagcagcaggaggagaagagaaatacagaatgagaggcgggagggggagaagagaaagagagagacggagagagaggcaggaggcagacgagagctgagagagggagaggcagtaggaggaggagagagagagaagccgtttgtgctgcttgctcccgtgcggcagcctggctgagcggcacagaagtcatcCAAGTGCCATGGTGGAAGGTGAAGGGGGGCaaggcggtgatgtacacgcccAAGGGGCAGGGTCTGGACGAGCATGTATCCcctacagagacagaggagagcggagagaaagtgagagccaggaggaggagaagagaaagagagagatggagagagaggcagaaggcggaggagagctgagagaggggagggaggcaggaggaggaggagggggagagagagagggggagagagatggcacgagagactggaggctcaggagagaagactgacgtggaggagacccctgaaaatcccatcttaggatgggctaattggctagttagtaATAATGTCAAACATTTTCCAACTTCAAAACAGCTTTGAGGTCTCGGGTGGAAGCTGAGGTTGGTTCTTATTTAGTTAATTCCCAGGAATGCACGTGCAGCTAGTTGGGTGACATTGCACAAAGGAACGTTTCAACCCTTCCCTCCTTGGCTTGGGTCCAAATGACGTATCTAACCAACGCGATGATCTTTTTCTCGACAGGCACCAGAGAAATGGAAGACCACAGTAGCATTGTCCTCCCTGTAATTTTTGCCATAATTTGCCTGGTGGGAACTGTGGGGAACTGCATTGTGATCTATACCATCACCAAAAGACCCAAGAGAAACCACAACACAGCAGATGTCTTCATCGTGAGCCTCTCCATCACGGACCTTCTCTTCCTGCTGGGCATGCCTTTTCTCATCCACCAGCTCCTAGGGAATGGGGTCTGGCTTTTCGGGGCTACCATGTGCACCATCATCACTGCGTTGGATGCCAACAGCCAGTTTGCCAGCACGTACATTCTCACGGCAATGTCCATTGACCGCTACCTGGCCACCGTATACCCCATCCGCTCCGCCTACATGCGCACCCCTTGCACAGCTGCCTTGGTGATCTTGCTGCTTTACCTCTTGTCTCTCCTAACCATCGTGCCGGTGTTCATGTACACCCAGCCCATTGCTCTGCCTGGAAGCAAAGCCGGCTGTGGCATCATCCTACCCAACCTCTCGGTTGATATCTATTGGTACACGCTGTACCAATTCTTCCTGGCGTTTGTCATTCCACTGGCAGTCATCTGCATTGTGTACCTGAAGATACAGAAGCACATTTCATGCAAGGTACTGCCACTGCCCCAGAGGAACTTCAGAGCCAGGACTAAGAAGATCATGCGGATGGCTATCACCATTTGCTCTGCCTTTTTTATCTGCTGGGCACCCTATTATATACTGCAATTGGTCCATCTCAAAATCACCCAGCCCTCCATTATGTTCCTCTATGCCTATAACGTAGCGATCAGCCTGGGTTATGCAAGCAGCTGCATCAACCCCTTCATCTACATTGTGTTGAGTGATACGTTCCAAAGGAACCTGGTGAAGGCCTTCTGCCCAGGCCGGCAGGCCCGAAGGGGGGCTAGAAATGACACTGGGAAAGTCGGTCCCTCTGTGAAAATAAGTCCTGTGCCAAATCAGGAAACTTATCTTAGCATGACATACTCTCGTAATATAGCTAattgcatctctctctctgtcttagTTCCTTAGTGGAAAACCACACGACTTTGCTCAAGGATGGCCAGGTGAGCCAAATAGGTGTCAAAGCTTTCTGGGGTTGTAGACACAAAGGAGCAAAGAGAAAGGTTTAGATTTGTTGTAAGGAGCACAGCCAAGAGGCTGACCTCCCGGGGGTACGCTGGAGCAGAACATCATTTTGGCCGAATATAAAAAATTCCTTACAGTGAGACCTACCCCTGAGTGGAATCTTGTTGTACAGGATCTCCTGGGAACCCCACTGCTTGAGTCTGCACTCCAGAGCACATCCAAAGGAGTGGTCTGCACTGACCGCCATAGCGCTTACCCACCTTTAAGGTACCTGGTTCTGCAGTTATGGAGCTGAAGTCCATTGGACAACCCACCTGGCTTCAGCCAAAGTCTATTCTTCTAATTCTGCTCCCACGGGTGGTAGGGTGTGCTGGCTTCTGATTGGCTCGAACAATGTGTATTTTTAATCTT
The nucleotide sequence above comes from Pelodiscus sinensis isolate JC-2024 chromosome 16, ASM4963464v1, whole genome shotgun sequence. Encoded proteins:
- the LOC102443639 gene encoding melanin-concentrating hormone receptor 1-like, producing the protein MAAPKSDFFSSLWGSNDSNATATPWAGTREMEDHSSIVLPVIFAIICLVGTVGNCIVIYTITKRPKRNHNTADVFIVSLSITDLLFLLGMPFLIHQLLGNGVWLFGATMCTIITALDANSQFASTYILTAMSIDRYLATVYPIRSAYMRTPCTAALVILLLYLLSLLTIVPVFMYTQPIALPGSKAGCGIILPNLSVDIYWYTLYQFFLAFVIPLAVICIVYLKIQKHISCKVLPLPQRNFRARTKKIMRMAITICSAFFICWAPYYILQLVHLKITQPSIMFLYAYNVAISLGYASSCINPFIYIVLSDTFQRNLVKAFCPGRQARRGARNDTGKVGPSVKISPVPNQETYLSMTYSRNIANCISLSVLVP